A region of Ochotona princeps isolate mOchPri1 chromosome 2, mOchPri1.hap1, whole genome shotgun sequence DNA encodes the following proteins:
- the BGLAP gene encoding osteocalcin produces MLLEAERGRPAESQAAAPANNMRALTLLTLLALAALCLTGQAEAKPSGAQSGTGTAFMSKQEGSEVVKRAQRQVNDGPGAPAPGPDPLEPTREVCELNPDCDELADQVGLQDAYQRFYGTVTA; encoded by the exons ATGCTGCTGGAGGCTGAAAGGGGCAGACCAGCTgaatcccaagcagcagccccaGCAAACAACATGAGGGCCCTCACACTCCTCACTTTGCTGGCCTTGGCCGCTCTCTGCCTTACTGGTCAGGCGG AAGCGAAGCCCAGTGGTGCACAGTCTGGCACAGGCACAG CCTTCATGTCCAAGCAGGAGGGCAGCGAGGTGGTGAAGAGAGCCCAGCGCCAAGTGAATGACGGGCCAGG agccccagctcctggtccgGATCCCCTGGAGCCCACGAGGGAGGTGTGTGAACTCAACCCTGACTGCGACGAGCTGGCTGACCAGGTGGGCCTGCAGGATGCCTACCAGCGCTTCTATGGCACGGTCACAGCCTAG